One Synechococcus sp. PROS-9-1 DNA window includes the following coding sequences:
- a CDS encoding ion transporter, translating into MKNIRNRVHDLLGEGQSSQKSTFVVRAIGVLIVFSILLAILATEPVIRGPNLDLLAKLDLVVAILFLVEYLSRLWIAPLRDGARKGVRGALEFAITPMAILDLVAIAPTILGFISPELYLLRAIRLARIGRIGRSKRFQKSVRHFNHAITSKREELQISAIYSAVVISLSSALMYLVEGNIQPEQFGSIPRCLWWSVITVTTVGYGDVSPETAAGKIVAAITALFGIAVIAIPIGIISSGFTDSLSLEKANLDSKKG; encoded by the coding sequence GTGAAAAATATTAGAAATAGGGTTCATGATTTGCTTGGTGAAGGACAAAGTAGTCAAAAAAGCACATTCGTTGTCAGAGCGATTGGGGTTTTGATTGTCTTTTCAATCCTTCTGGCAATTCTTGCTACCGAGCCAGTGATTCGTGGTCCTAATCTTGATCTTTTGGCGAAATTAGATCTGGTTGTCGCAATCTTGTTCCTAGTGGAATACCTTTCCCGTCTGTGGATTGCGCCGTTAAGGGATGGGGCTCGAAAAGGAGTACGAGGAGCGCTGGAATTCGCAATCACTCCTATGGCGATTCTGGATCTTGTTGCGATTGCACCAACGATTCTTGGTTTTATCTCTCCTGAGCTCTACCTTCTTCGTGCGATTCGTCTTGCGCGAATTGGGCGAATAGGGCGTTCTAAGCGTTTCCAGAAAAGCGTGAGGCATTTCAATCATGCCATCACCTCGAAGAGAGAAGAGCTGCAAATTTCTGCAATTTATTCGGCTGTAGTGATTAGTCTCAGTAGTGCTTTGATGTATTTAGTTGAGGGAAATATTCAACCTGAGCAGTTCGGTTCCATTCCCAGGTGTCTTTGGTGGTCAGTGATTACCGTAACAACGGTTGGCTATGGAGATGTGTCTCCAGAAACTGCGGCGGGGAAGATTGTTGCTGCAATCACGGCATTGTTTGGGATTGCAGTGATCGCTATCCCTATCGGAATAATTTCATCTGGGTTTACCGATTCCCTGAGTTTGGAGAAAGCGAATTTAGATTCCAAGAAG